The Streptococcus pantholopis genome has a segment encoding these proteins:
- a CDS encoding DUF1273 domain-containing protein → MHTILITGYRSFDLGIFQDSDKRIEMIKKAIKKDLLSYLEEGAEWLIFTGSLGFEFWALEVAQELQQTYDFGIATIVLFRNHGENWNTANQEKWTKFKTVDFFKYCYDAYQGPWQFRQYNQFLLDNSDGAYIFYDSEQKTNLHYLVDEGQKRMDYPILFLTFDRLNDLLNDW, encoded by the coding sequence ATGCATACGATTCTTATAACCGGCTACAGAAGCTTTGATCTGGGAATCTTTCAAGACAGTGATAAGCGCATCGAAATGATAAAAAAAGCAATTAAAAAGGATTTGCTGTCTTATCTGGAGGAGGGAGCTGAGTGGCTTATTTTTACCGGGAGTCTTGGTTTTGAATTTTGGGCTTTAGAGGTCGCTCAGGAACTGCAGCAAACATATGATTTTGGCATTGCTACCATTGTCCTTTTCCGCAATCATGGAGAAAATTGGAATACAGCCAATCAGGAAAAATGGACAAAGTTCAAGACAGTTGATTTTTTTAAATACTGTTATGACGCTTATCAAGGTCCTTGGCAGTTTCGGCAGTATAATCAGTTTCTGCTTGATAACTCAGACGGCGCTTATATCTTTTACGACAGTGAGCAGAAAACCAATCTCCATTATCTGGTAGATGAAGGACAAAAACGTATGGATTATCCTATCTTGTTTTTAACCTTTGACAGGCTCAATGACCTGCTGAATGATTGGTAG
- the pepC gene encoding aminopeptidase C, producing MSELKTSFTDKLFEQYEANLKYRAVEHAVTHNGLLKSLATRQSEVENDYTFSIDLTQDKAADQKASGRCWMFAALNTFRHQVIKDFNVENFEFSQAHTFFWDKYEKSNWFLEQILATAHLELSSRKVKFLLDTPQQDGGQWDMALALFEKYGLVPKSVYPESVSSSASREMNQYLNKLLRQDAQILRELFNQGADHSALQAKKEELLQGIFNFLAINLGLPPRHFDFSYRDEDGHYHADKQITPQRFYEKYIHMDLNNYVSVINAPTADKPYGRSYTVEMLGNVVGGPAVRYLNLDIDRFKELALKQLKAGETVWFGSDVGQFSERKKGILATTAYDFSAALDLDFEQDKAGRLDYGESLMTHAMVLTGVDLDDSGRPLKWKVENSWGEKVGDKGYFVASDDWIEEYAYQIVVRKDFLTDQERAAYEAEPTVLDPWDPMGALAK from the coding sequence ATGTCGGAATTAAAAACAAGTTTTACAGATAAACTTTTCGAACAATATGAGGCCAATCTCAAATATCGTGCTGTGGAGCATGCTGTAACCCATAACGGCCTGCTAAAGTCGCTGGCAACACGGCAAAGTGAAGTGGAGAACGATTACACTTTTTCTATTGATTTAACTCAAGACAAAGCTGCCGACCAAAAAGCTTCAGGCCGCTGTTGGATGTTTGCTGCCCTCAATACTTTTCGGCATCAAGTGATTAAGGATTTTAACGTAGAAAATTTTGAATTTTCACAAGCGCATACCTTTTTCTGGGATAAGTATGAAAAGTCCAACTGGTTTCTTGAGCAGATTCTGGCTACTGCGCATCTGGAACTCTCCAGTCGAAAGGTTAAATTTTTACTGGATACTCCGCAGCAGGACGGAGGTCAGTGGGATATGGCTCTTGCGCTTTTTGAAAAGTACGGTCTTGTACCTAAGTCAGTTTATCCTGAATCCGTCTCATCCAGCGCCAGCAGAGAAATGAATCAGTATCTCAATAAATTGCTGCGGCAGGATGCACAAATACTGCGGGAACTGTTCAATCAAGGTGCTGATCATTCGGCTCTTCAAGCTAAAAAAGAAGAACTGTTACAGGGAATTTTTAACTTTTTAGCCATCAATTTAGGTTTGCCGCCAAGACATTTTGATTTCTCCTACCGCGATGAAGACGGCCATTATCATGCTGATAAGCAGATCACTCCGCAGCGTTTCTATGAAAAATATATCCATATGGACTTAAATAACTATGTGTCTGTTATTAACGCTCCGACTGCAGACAAGCCCTATGGCCGGTCTTATACAGTTGAGATGCTGGGAAATGTTGTCGGCGGCCCTGCCGTCCGCTACCTCAATCTAGATATAGATCGCTTCAAGGAGCTGGCTCTTAAACAATTGAAAGCCGGAGAAACAGTCTGGTTTGGTTCAGATGTCGGACAGTTTTCTGAACGGAAAAAAGGGATTCTGGCGACGACAGCTTATGATTTTTCAGCTGCTTTAGACCTTGACTTCGAACAGGATAAAGCCGGCCGTCTGGATTACGGTGAGAGCCTAATGACGCATGCCATGGTGTTAACCGGGGTTGACTTAGATGACAGCGGTCGCCCGCTTAAATGGAAAGTTGAGAATTCTTGGGGTGAAAAGGTCGGAGACAAAGGCTATTTTGTGGCTTCTGACGACTGGATAGAAGAGTATGCCTATCAAATCGTAGTCCGTAAAGACTTTTTAACAGATCAAGAGCGTGCTGCCTATGAGGCAGAACCAACTGTACTGGATCCGTGGGATCCGATGGGGGCTCTTGCTAAATGA
- the recU gene encoding Holliday junction resolvase RecU codes for MVNYPHPHHLIRKKTAGQSDKKVNFANRGMSFEAAINATNNYYLAHSIAVIHKKPTPIQIVKVDYPMRSRAKIVEAYFRQPSTTDYSGVYRGHYIDFEAKETRLKTAMPMKNFHMHQIEHMAKVLEQQGICFVLLHFSSLKETYFLPAKALIDFYQIDRGTKSMPLDYIKKKGYWVEMKALPQVPYLDIIENYFLGGDYYQNDSVQKKK; via the coding sequence ATGGTTAATTATCCGCACCCCCATCATCTCATCCGAAAAAAAACAGCAGGACAGTCAGACAAAAAGGTTAATTTTGCTAACCGAGGCATGTCTTTTGAAGCAGCAATTAATGCAACCAACAATTATTACTTGGCGCATTCTATTGCTGTCATTCATAAAAAGCCGACGCCCATCCAAATAGTGAAAGTGGATTATCCTATGCGCAGCCGCGCCAAGATTGTTGAAGCTTATTTCAGACAGCCGTCAACAACTGACTATTCCGGTGTTTACCGAGGGCACTATATTGATTTTGAAGCAAAGGAAACTCGGCTGAAAACAGCTATGCCTATGAAAAATTTTCATATGCATCAAATTGAGCACATGGCTAAAGTTTTAGAACAGCAGGGAATCTGCTTTGTTTTGCTTCATTTTTCATCATTAAAAGAAACCTATTTTCTGCCGGCTAAAGCTCTGATTGATTTTTATCAGATTGACCGCGGCACAAAATCAATGCCTCTTGATTATATCAAAAAGAAGGGCTATTGGGTAGAGATGAAGGCTCTGCCGCAGGTTCCTTATTTAGACATTATTGAAAATTATTTTTTAGGCGGTGATTACTATCAAAACGATTCAGTTCAGAAGAAGAAATAA
- the nadE gene encoding ammonia-dependent NAD(+) synthetase: protein MTLQESIIKTLGVQAAIDSQKEIRKSVDFLKAYLYKHSFLKTYVLGISGGQDSTLAGRLAQIAVEELRAETRDKAYQFIAVRLPYGIQQDENDAQMALQFIQPDRLVTVNIKGAVSQQVEALQAAGVTVSDFNKGNIKARQRMITQYAIAGQYAGAVIGTDHAAENLTGFFTKFGDGGADILPLYRLNKRQGRRLLAELGADKALYEKVPTADLEEDRPGLADELALGVSYNDIDDYLEGKTIAPEAQKVIEDWWKKTMHKRHLPITIFDDFWK, encoded by the coding sequence ATGACTTTGCAGGAAAGCATTATCAAAACATTAGGAGTGCAGGCCGCTATTGACAGTCAGAAGGAAATCCGTAAATCTGTTGATTTCTTGAAGGCCTACCTGTATAAGCATTCCTTTTTAAAAACTTATGTTTTGGGAATTTCTGGTGGTCAGGATTCAACTTTGGCCGGACGTTTAGCTCAGATTGCTGTTGAAGAGCTGCGTGCTGAAACTAGGGACAAGGCTTATCAGTTTATTGCTGTCCGCCTGCCTTATGGGATTCAGCAAGATGAAAACGATGCTCAGATGGCTCTGCAGTTTATTCAGCCTGACCGGCTTGTGACTGTTAACATTAAAGGGGCTGTAAGCCAGCAAGTTGAGGCTTTACAAGCAGCCGGTGTTACAGTATCGGATTTTAATAAGGGTAATATCAAAGCTCGGCAGCGAATGATTACTCAGTATGCGATTGCCGGTCAGTATGCCGGGGCGGTGATTGGTACGGACCATGCAGCAGAGAATTTAACGGGCTTTTTTACCAAATTCGGAGACGGCGGAGCGGATATTCTGCCGCTCTACCGCTTAAATAAGCGTCAAGGGCGGCGGCTTTTGGCAGAACTGGGGGCAGATAAAGCCCTTTATGAAAAAGTACCGACCGCTGATTTGGAAGAGGACAGGCCGGGACTTGCTGATGAACTGGCCTTAGGTGTGAGCTACAATGACATTGATGACTATTTGGAAGGAAAGACAATTGCTCCGGAAGCCCAGAAAGTGATTGAAGATTGGTGGAAAAAAACGATGCATAAGCGCCACCTTCCTATCACCATCTTTGATGATTTTTGGAAGTAG
- the pbp1a gene encoding penicillin-binding protein PBP1A: MITIKTIQFRRRNNQKRAGRELTTRDKVLKTIKYAVFAALSLALIGIVVGGLLFAYYISSTPELSESKLESTNSSLVYDVNNNLIADLGSEKRESVTADSIPLNLVNAVTSIEDKRFFKHRGIDLYRIIGAAWNNLIRSSTQGGSTLDQQVIKLGYFSTSESDQTLKRKAQEAWLALQMERKYTKEEILTFYVNKVYMGNGNYGMLTAAKSYYNKDLKDLSIAQIALLAGIPQAPSQYDPYSEPEAAQKRRDLVLKEMYEDGNITQAEYDEAVATPVTDGLQELKENTNYPKYMDNYLKQVIDEVKETTGQDIFSAGMKVYTNVDPEAQQYLYDIYNTDTYVNYPDADFQVASTVIDVTNGRVIAQLGGRNQDSNVSFGTNQAVLTDRDWGSTMKPISAYGPAIESKAYTSTGQSTNDAVYYWPGTTTQLYNWDRQYYGSMSIQTAIQQSRNVPAVKALEAAGLETAQEFLSGLGINYPEMVYSNAISSNTSSSDQKYGASSEKMAAAYAAFANGGTYYKPQYVNKIEFNDGTSQSYSASATRAMEETTAYMMTDMLKTVLTYGTGTEASISGIYQAGKTGTSNYTDEELTEIAQDKGISTYSVGTMAPDENFVGYTTQYAMAVWTGYKDRMTPVYGDGIKIAAQVYRAMMLYLAQSGSGSTDWTMPSGLYRSGSYLYLSGYTSKTYESSSSSVYNNIYGSSTTESEAPSSEEDTDANADNSSDDSEQSSSQSESEDENEGD, translated from the coding sequence GTGATTACTATCAAAACGATTCAGTTCAGAAGAAGAAATAATCAAAAACGAGCCGGCAGAGAGCTTACAACTAGGGACAAGGTACTTAAAACAATTAAATACGCTGTCTTTGCTGCTCTCAGTCTGGCTCTCATCGGTATTGTTGTCGGCGGTCTCCTTTTTGCATACTATATCAGCAGTACACCAGAGCTTTCTGAAAGCAAACTCGAGTCTACTAACTCAAGTCTGGTTTACGATGTCAACAATAATCTCATTGCTGATTTGGGATCTGAAAAGCGGGAGAGCGTCACAGCTGACAGTATTCCGCTTAACCTTGTTAATGCTGTCACTTCCATAGAAGACAAACGTTTTTTTAAGCACCGCGGGATTGACCTTTACCGGATTATCGGCGCCGCTTGGAATAACCTAATCAGAAGCAGCACTCAGGGCGGCTCAACACTCGATCAGCAAGTCATCAAACTAGGCTACTTTTCGACCAGCGAATCCGATCAAACCTTAAAACGAAAGGCTCAGGAAGCTTGGCTGGCCCTGCAGATGGAGCGAAAATATACAAAAGAAGAAATCCTCACCTTCTATGTCAATAAAGTCTATATGGGCAACGGCAACTATGGAATGCTGACCGCTGCTAAGTCTTATTACAATAAAGACTTAAAAGATCTTTCTATTGCACAAATTGCTCTTTTGGCCGGTATTCCTCAGGCACCTAGTCAGTACGATCCTTACAGTGAACCCGAAGCAGCTCAAAAGCGGCGGGATTTAGTTCTGAAAGAGATGTATGAAGACGGCAATATCACACAGGCAGAATACGACGAAGCTGTAGCAACACCTGTTACAGATGGTCTGCAGGAACTTAAAGAAAATACCAATTATCCGAAATATATGGATAATTACCTCAAGCAGGTGATTGACGAAGTCAAAGAAACGACAGGACAGGATATCTTTTCGGCCGGTATGAAAGTTTATACTAATGTCGATCCTGAAGCACAGCAGTATCTTTATGACATTTATAACACTGATACTTATGTCAACTATCCTGATGCAGATTTTCAGGTGGCTTCAACAGTTATTGATGTGACTAACGGTAGGGTTATCGCTCAATTAGGCGGACGAAATCAAGACAGCAATGTATCTTTTGGAACTAATCAGGCTGTTTTGACCGATCGGGACTGGGGTTCAACAATGAAACCAATCTCTGCCTATGGTCCTGCTATCGAAAGTAAAGCCTACACTTCAACCGGTCAGTCGACAAATGATGCTGTTTACTACTGGCCAGGCACAACAACCCAGCTCTACAACTGGGACCGCCAATACTATGGCTCTATGTCTATTCAAACAGCGATCCAGCAGTCACGTAATGTGCCGGCTGTTAAAGCTCTGGAAGCTGCAGGCTTGGAGACCGCCCAGGAATTCCTGAGCGGCTTAGGCATTAACTATCCGGAAATGGTTTATTCAAATGCTATTTCCAGCAACACCAGCAGCTCTGATCAAAAATACGGAGCCAGCAGTGAAAAAATGGCAGCTGCCTACGCTGCTTTTGCCAACGGCGGAACTTATTACAAACCGCAGTATGTCAATAAAATTGAGTTTAATGACGGAACTTCCCAGAGCTACTCTGCTTCAGCAACACGGGCCATGGAAGAAACGACTGCTTATATGATGACGGACATGCTTAAAACAGTTTTAACCTACGGAACAGGGACTGAAGCCTCCATTTCCGGAATTTATCAGGCTGGTAAAACGGGAACATCTAATTACACTGATGAAGAACTGACTGAGATTGCTCAAGATAAGGGTATCAGCACTTACAGTGTAGGAACTATGGCTCCTGATGAAAATTTCGTCGGTTACACAACGCAGTATGCCATGGCTGTCTGGACCGGCTACAAGGATCGAATGACGCCTGTCTATGGTGATGGGATCAAAATTGCTGCTCAAGTCTACCGGGCAATGATGCTTTATTTAGCACAGTCTGGCAGCGGCAGTACTGATTGGACCATGCCAAGCGGTTTGTATCGAAGCGGATCCTATCTTTATCTGAGCGGCTACACGTCAAAAACTTACGAATCTTCTTCCAGCTCAGTCTACAACAACATCTATGGTTCATCAACCACTGAATCAGAGGCACCATCCAGTGAAGAAGACACTGATGCAAATGCTGATAACAGCAGTGATGATTCAGAACAATCCTCCTCTCAAAGCGAAAGTGAAGACGAAAACGAAGGGGACTAG
- a CDS encoding nicotinate phosphoribosyltransferase, with protein sequence MYTDDSLTLHTDLYQINMMQVYFEQGIHNKKAVFEAYFRKEPFANGYAVFAGLERLIQYLEGLSFTASDIAYLERLGYPQDFLSYLKNLKLDLSIRSAKEGDLVFANEPIVQVEGSLAQCQLVETALLNIINFQTLIATKAARIRSVIEDEPLLEFGTRRAQELDAAIWGTRAAVIGGADATSNVRAGKLFDIPVSGTHAHALVQAYGNDYEAFKAYAKTHKDCVFLVDTYDTLKIGVPSAIRVAQEMGDKISFKGVRLDSGDLAYLSKEVRKQLDAAGFTDAKIYASNDLDENTILNLKMQKAKIDVWGVGTKLITAYDQPALGAVYKIVSIEDENGVMQDTIKLSNNAEKVSTPGKKQVWRITSREKGKSEGDYITFAETDVNHLDEIVMFHPTYTYISKTIKNFKAVPLLVDIYQQGRLVYDLPTLAEIKEYAKKELDGLWNEYKRVLNPQDYPVDLAQDVWDNKMNLIDRVRQSAYDSAEEERKSL encoded by the coding sequence ATGTACACAGACGATAGTTTAACTTTGCATACTGATCTTTATCAGATTAATATGATGCAGGTCTATTTTGAACAAGGTATCCATAATAAAAAAGCAGTTTTTGAAGCTTATTTCCGTAAAGAGCCCTTTGCTAACGGTTATGCCGTTTTTGCAGGTCTGGAGCGTTTGATTCAATATTTGGAAGGCCTGAGTTTTACTGCGTCGGATATTGCTTATTTAGAACGTTTGGGCTACCCTCAGGATTTCCTATCGTACTTGAAAAATTTAAAATTAGATTTATCAATCCGGTCAGCAAAGGAAGGGGATTTGGTTTTTGCCAATGAACCGATAGTACAGGTTGAAGGCTCATTGGCTCAATGTCAGCTGGTTGAAACAGCCCTTTTAAATATTATTAATTTTCAAACTCTGATTGCGACAAAGGCGGCTCGTATCCGTTCTGTTATTGAGGATGAACCTCTGCTGGAGTTCGGAACTCGGCGTGCTCAGGAACTGGATGCCGCCATTTGGGGGACGAGAGCGGCAGTGATTGGTGGGGCAGATGCCACCAGTAATGTCCGGGCCGGAAAACTGTTTGATATCCCGGTTTCCGGCACACATGCTCATGCCCTGGTTCAGGCTTACGGCAATGATTATGAAGCATTTAAGGCTTATGCTAAAACTCATAAGGATTGTGTTTTTTTAGTTGATACCTATGATACCTTAAAGATTGGTGTGCCGTCTGCTATCCGTGTGGCTCAGGAAATGGGGGATAAGATTTCCTTTAAAGGTGTCCGTCTGGATTCCGGCGACTTGGCCTACCTTTCAAAAGAAGTCCGCAAACAGCTGGATGCAGCTGGTTTTACGGATGCTAAAATTTATGCTTCTAATGACTTAGATGAAAATACTATTCTCAACCTCAAAATGCAAAAGGCTAAAATCGATGTTTGGGGAGTCGGAACAAAACTGATTACTGCCTACGACCAGCCTGCTCTTGGTGCAGTCTACAAAATTGTTTCCATTGAGGACGAAAACGGTGTGATGCAGGATACTATCAAATTGTCCAATAATGCTGAAAAAGTATCAACGCCTGGTAAAAAACAGGTTTGGCGCATTACCAGCCGTGAAAAAGGAAAATCTGAAGGGGATTACATCACTTTTGCTGAGACAGATGTCAATCACTTGGATGAAATTGTGATGTTTCATCCTACTTACACTTATATCAGTAAGACCATAAAGAATTTTAAGGCTGTTCCGCTTTTAGTTGATATTTATCAGCAAGGCCGGCTGGTTTATGATTTGCCGACGCTTGCAGAGATAAAAGAATACGCTAAAAAAGAACTGGATGGTTTGTGGAATGAATACAAGCGCGTGCTGAATCCTCAGGATTATCCTGTAGATTTAGCTCAGGATGTTTGGGACAATAAGATGAACTTGATTGACCGCGTACGCCAATCAGCCTATGATTCTGCAGAAGAAGAAAGGAAGAGCTTATGA